A genome region from Gossypium hirsutum isolate 1008001.06 chromosome A04, Gossypium_hirsutum_v2.1, whole genome shotgun sequence includes the following:
- the LOC107942146 gene encoding protein JINGUBANG: MRNDEGGTMVMEQQTGLHSRPNMGTLFQQSEPPSFSDDDDFHNRKSNASLSSPRYSTTTSGDGEVSPYMMSPWNSQPSSWHLQQHQPCPSENDFGQDGLIGSIVKEEGHIYSLAASGDMLYTGTDSKNIRVWKNLKEFSGFKAKSGLVKAIIILDDRVFTGHQDGKIRAWKASPTNPTVYKKFGSFPAIGHVIKSSVKPKNYVEVRRKCSVLRIKHFDAVSCLSLNEEQGLLYSGSWDKTLKVWRISDFKCMESIDGAHDDAINSVVDGFSGLVFTGSADGTVKSWYRELQEKGTKHSMVQQLLKQENAVTALAVSRESDTLYCGSSDGLVNFWEHTNRGLAHGGVLRGHKVAVLCMATAGKLVFSGSADKSICVWRREEGGIHACLSVLTGHTGPLKCLAVEEDHQMSTETNRKWIVYSGSLDKSVKVWRVSEHAPTLNEIKETYHIH, translated from the coding sequence ATGAGAAACGACGAAGGTGGAACCATGGTTATGGAGCAGCAAACCGGTCTCCATAGCCGACCAAATATGGGGACTCTGTTCCAACAATCAGAACCTCCGTCGTTTTCTGACGACGATGACTTCCATAATCGGAAAAGCAATGCTTCATTGTCTAGTCCGAGGTATTCCACCACAACAAGCGGCGACGGTGAAGTCTCTCCTTATATGATGTCACCATGGAACAGCCAACCTTCTTCATGGCATCTTCAACAACATCAGCCATGTCCATCGGAGAACGATTTTGGTCAAGACGGACTCATTGGGTCTATCGTAAAAGAAGAAGGTCATATTTATTCATTGGCTGCTTCCGGTGATATGTTATATACCGGAACTGATAGTAAAAACATCCGTGTATGGAAGAATTTGAAGGAATTTTCGGGTTTTAAAGCTAAAAGTGGATTGGTTAAAGCTATTATTATACTGGATGATCGAGTATTCACCGGTCATCAAGATGGTAAAATCCGTGCATGGAAGGCTTCACCGACGAACCCTACCGTTTATAAAAAATTCGGTAGTTTCCCAGCTATTGGCCATGTCATTAAAAGCTCTGTTAAACCTAAAAACTACGTTGAAGTTCGAAGGAAATGCAGTGTTCTTCGAATCAAACATTTTGATGCAGTTTCATGTTTGAGTTTGAATGAAGAACAAGGTCTGTTATATTCTGGGTCTTGGGATAAAACCCTGAAAGTTTGGCGGATATCGGATTTTAAATGCATGGAATCCATCGACGGTGCTCATGACGATGCGATAAACTCCGTGGTGGATGGGTTCAGTGGCTTGGTGTTTACCGGATCGGCCGACGGGACAGTCAAGTCTTGGTATCGAGAATTACAAGAGAAAGGAACGAAACATTCCATGGTACAACAGTTATTGAAGCAAGAAAACGCCGTCACCGCCTTAGCCGTCAGCCGTGAATCGGACACTTTATATTGTGGATCGTCTGATGGGTTGGTGAATTTCTGGGAACACACAAACCGTGGTTTAGCTCACGGCGGAGTATTAAGGGGACATAAAGTGGCGGTTCTCTGCATGGCTACGGCGGGGAAACTGGTGTTTAGTGGCTCCGCTGATAAGAGTATATGCGTGTGGAGGCGAGAAGAAGGTGGTATTCATGCTTGCTTGTCGGTTTTAACGGGTCATACCGGCCCATTAAAATGCTTAGCCGTTGAAGAAGATCATCAGATGTCGACTGAGACTAACCGGAAATGGATTGTTTATAGTGGTAGCTTGGATAAGTCCGTCAAGGTGTGGCGCGTGTCTGAACACGCGCCGACCCTGAATGAGATTAAGGAAACTTACCATATCCACTAA